A stretch of the Macellibacteroides fermentans genome encodes the following:
- a CDS encoding lipid II:glycine glycyltransferase FemX: MTIDVEKKEIRAVALTPIVQQTAFWAEVKSYQGIESKAFDFKVKNSEVYVDDLTKTSTYADLLILQQALNKDTSIAYVPYGPELEPSEEVQGEFLEELSEILRSYLPKSCIGIRYDLAWQSHWDKPENYNESNTWEGPPDRKYQEFRLNYNTNNWNLKRANSDILPAHTVYLDLIPDEQTLLARMKPKTRYNIHLAARKGVTVRRAGMEELPLWYKLYSDTAQRNGIFLNDIEYFKSVLAAKADDTLSPATVELLLAEKDGEALAAIFLVLSGNRGTYLYGASSSQHRNCMPTYALQWEAIRIAKASGCTEYDMFGVSPGPEPSHPMYGLYKFKMGFGGQLFHQMGCWDYPFKEDQYRMFLATEMSSQGYHL; the protein is encoded by the coding sequence ATGACAATCGATGTTGAAAAGAAAGAGATCAGGGCGGTGGCGCTGACCCCAATCGTACAACAAACCGCATTCTGGGCGGAAGTAAAATCATACCAGGGCATAGAGTCTAAAGCTTTTGATTTTAAAGTAAAGAACAGTGAGGTGTATGTGGATGACTTGACAAAAACATCCACATACGCCGATTTGTTGATTCTCCAGCAAGCACTGAACAAAGATACCAGCATTGCCTACGTTCCGTATGGTCCTGAGTTGGAACCATCCGAAGAGGTGCAAGGCGAATTTCTGGAAGAGCTATCCGAAATACTTCGCTCCTACCTGCCTAAGTCGTGTATTGGTATACGGTATGATCTTGCCTGGCAATCCCATTGGGACAAACCGGAGAATTACAATGAGTCCAATACCTGGGAAGGTCCGCCCGACCGAAAATACCAGGAGTTCCGTCTAAATTATAACACCAATAACTGGAACCTGAAGCGTGCCAACTCCGACATTCTGCCGGCTCATACCGTTTATCTGGATTTGATTCCGGACGAACAGACGTTGCTGGCCCGCATGAAACCTAAAACCCGTTACAACATTCATCTGGCTGCCAGAAAAGGGGTGACCGTACGACGTGCCGGAATGGAAGAACTTCCGCTATGGTATAAGCTTTATAGCGATACGGCCCAGCGCAACGGGATCTTTCTGAACGATATAGAATATTTTAAATCTGTTCTTGCAGCTAAAGCAGACGACACGCTTTCGCCTGCTACGGTGGAGCTTCTTCTGGCAGAGAAAGATGGAGAAGCCTTGGCTGCCATATTTTTAGTTCTGTCAGGCAACAGAGGAACCTATCTTTACGGAGCATCCTCATCGCAGCATCGGAATTGTATGCCTACCTATGCTTTGCAATGGGAGGCAATACGGATTGCCAAGGCAAGCGGTTGTACAGAATACGACATGTTTGGCGTATCACCCGGACCGGAACCTTCGCATCCGATGTATGGATTGTATAAATTCAAAATGGGATTCGGGGGACAGCTTTTCCATCAGATGGGATGCTGGGATTATCCTTTTAAAGAGGATCAATACCGCATGTTCCTCGCTACGGAGATGAGCAGTCAGGGATACCATCTGTAA
- a CDS encoding FAD-linked oxidase C-terminal domain-containing protein, giving the protein MEAYKAYLHEISGFIPDERIYTDDLRLLTWGTDAGFYRLIPQIVVRSMNEDEVSRLLALADKHNLPVTFRAAGTSLSGQSISDSILIVAGKHWEKYSISEDLETITLQPGIIGERVNQILKPFGRKFAPDPASVKSAMVGGIVMNNASGMNCGTHANSDKMLLTARIVFADGTILDTSSEQSKENFRKSKPGFIEKIEQLRDYVQADEPFLSRILHKYSIKNVTGLNILPLAIYRDPFDIITHLLVGSEGTLAFLSEFTMKTGKDYPFKASAMLYFNDIKEACRAVVAMKKGPVMGAELLDKKSLESVNDPTGRGLTAVLTETMANTKEELYGQIEQIEGILSAFKTAVPVKFTDKEEEYAPYWAIRSGIFPSVGGTRKPGTTTLIEDVAFHIEDLPEATADLQQLLEKHGYPDACIYGHALEGNYHFIINQSFDTREQVAQYESLMNEIKTLVVDKYDGSLKAEHGTGRNMAPFVQYEWGEKAFALMKEIKSLFDPKNLLNPGVIFNDDPHCHIRHFKPMPLTNEHVDKCIECGFCEVNCLTAGFTLSSRQRIVAQREITRIKNIPEQQERLKRLKKQYAYAGNDTCAGDGLCATSCPMNINTGHLTHDLRAELLPQDSIGYQLGMWTANHFAGVKAMLRPVLTLADTAHSIIGTRNMTALAKGLRSVSGNSIPLWTSAMPKAYTPKATGSLKSELKVVYFPSCLNQTMGTAHSSPDHTPLVDKTVALLEKAGYEVIFPSNMNKLCCGTIWESKGMPEIADRKAVELEEALYIATENGRYPVLCDQSPCLYRMRNTMKSVKLYEPAEFILTFLCDKLEFTPIKQPVAIHITCSMKKMKLEKQLIALAGLCSEKVLVPEEVGCCGFAGDKGFTHPEVNAYALRKLRPQLEKAGIEVGYSNSRTCEIGLTTNSDIPYLSIVYLVDQCTKQKGGNS; this is encoded by the coding sequence ATGGAAGCATATAAAGCTTATTTACATGAAATTTCTGGATTTATTCCGGATGAGCGCATCTACACAGACGATCTTCGTCTGCTTACCTGGGGCACAGATGCCGGATTTTACCGGTTGATTCCCCAGATTGTTGTACGCTCGATGAACGAAGACGAGGTTTCCCGCTTGTTGGCGCTGGCAGACAAACACAATCTTCCTGTTACATTCAGAGCGGCTGGCACCAGCCTTTCGGGACAAAGTATCAGCGATTCGATTCTGATCGTAGCTGGCAAACATTGGGAAAAGTATTCTATTTCCGAAGATCTTGAAACAATTACACTGCAACCCGGAATCATTGGCGAACGGGTTAATCAGATTTTAAAACCCTTCGGCCGGAAATTTGCACCAGATCCTGCCTCGGTCAAATCGGCCATGGTGGGTGGCATCGTGATGAACAACGCCTCCGGTATGAACTGTGGAACTCATGCCAACAGCGACAAAATGTTGCTCACGGCACGCATCGTATTTGCCGATGGAACCATTCTTGACACTTCCAGCGAGCAGAGTAAAGAAAATTTCCGCAAATCTAAACCCGGTTTTATAGAGAAGATTGAGCAGTTACGCGATTATGTGCAAGCAGACGAGCCTTTCCTTTCCCGTATTCTTCACAAATATTCCATCAAGAATGTAACCGGACTGAATATACTTCCCCTGGCAATTTACCGGGATCCCTTCGACATCATCACCCATTTACTGGTGGGATCGGAAGGGACATTGGCTTTTTTATCGGAATTTACCATGAAAACCGGTAAAGATTATCCGTTCAAGGCCAGCGCAATGCTTTATTTCAATGACATCAAAGAGGCTTGCAGGGCTGTAGTAGCGATGAAGAAAGGACCGGTAATGGGGGCCGAACTGCTGGATAAGAAATCGCTTGAGTCGGTTAATGACCCAACCGGAAGGGGACTTACAGCTGTTCTTACCGAAACTATGGCTAACACAAAGGAAGAGCTTTACGGTCAGATTGAACAGATTGAAGGTATCTTGAGCGCATTTAAAACAGCCGTTCCTGTAAAATTTACCGATAAAGAGGAAGAGTATGCCCCTTACTGGGCCATCCGTTCGGGTATTTTCCCCTCGGTAGGCGGAACCCGCAAACCGGGTACCACCACCCTGATTGAAGATGTGGCCTTTCATATTGAAGATCTGCCTGAAGCAACGGCCGATCTGCAGCAATTGTTAGAAAAACATGGCTATCCGGATGCCTGTATATACGGGCATGCGCTGGAAGGGAATTATCACTTCATTATCAACCAGTCGTTCGACACCCGTGAGCAGGTGGCTCAATACGAAAGCCTCATGAACGAGATCAAAACACTGGTAGTGGATAAATACGACGGTTCACTCAAAGCCGAACACGGTACAGGGCGAAACATGGCTCCTTTTGTTCAGTATGAATGGGGCGAAAAGGCATTCGCTTTGATGAAAGAGATCAAGTCTTTGTTTGATCCTAAGAACTTGCTAAATCCGGGAGTGATATTCAACGATGATCCTCATTGCCATATCCGCCATTTCAAACCGATGCCTCTGACCAACGAACATGTGGATAAATGCATTGAATGCGGATTCTGCGAAGTAAATTGTCTTACGGCAGGATTTACCTTGTCATCACGACAACGGATCGTTGCTCAGCGCGAAATCACCCGCATCAAGAACATCCCCGAACAACAGGAAAGATTGAAGCGATTGAAAAAGCAATACGCTTATGCCGGCAACGACACCTGTGCAGGAGACGGTTTATGCGCCACCTCCTGTCCGATGAATATAAACACGGGGCATCTTACCCATGACCTCAGGGCCGAACTTCTGCCCCAGGACAGTATTGGGTATCAGTTGGGGATGTGGACTGCCAATCACTTTGCCGGTGTAAAAGCGATGCTTCGTCCGGTTCTCACATTGGCCGATACAGCTCACTCAATTATCGGCACCCGGAATATGACCGCATTAGCAAAAGGTCTCCGTTCTGTTTCAGGCAACTCCATTCCTTTATGGACATCAGCCATGCCCAAAGCCTATACACCCAAAGCAACCGGATCGCTAAAAAGCGAACTGAAGGTGGTGTACTTCCCCAGTTGTCTGAATCAAACCATGGGTACAGCCCATAGTTCGCCGGACCATACGCCTCTGGTCGACAAGACGGTCGCCTTACTCGAAAAGGCGGGATACGAGGTGATATTCCCCTCTAACATGAATAAGTTATGTTGTGGCACCATATGGGAAAGCAAAGGTATGCCCGAAATAGCTGACCGTAAAGCTGTAGAGCTTGAAGAGGCGCTGTACATCGCAACCGAAAACGGCCGGTATCCGGTTTTATGTGACCAAAGTCCTTGCCTGTACCGGATGCGTAACACCATGAAAAGTGTAAAGCTATACGAACCGGCCGAATTTATTCTTACCTTCTTGTGCGACAAGCTGGAATTTACGCCCATAAAACAACCGGTGGCCATTCATATAACCTGTTCCATGAAAAAAATGAAGCTGGAAAAACAGTTGATTGCTTTAGCCGGACTTTGTTCTGAAAAGGTTCTTGTACCCGAAGAGGTGGGCTGTTGCGGCTTTGCCGGAGATAAGGGATTTACTCATCCCGAAGTGAATGCCTATGCTTTAAGGAAGCTTCGGCCTCAGCTAGAGAAAGCGGGTATTGAGGTGGGGTATTCCAATAGCCGGACTTGCGAGATCGGACTCACAACCAACTCAGACATTCCTTACCTGTCAATTGTTTACCTGGTGGACCAGTGTACAAAGCAAAAAGGCGGAAACAGCTAA
- a CDS encoding sugar phosphate isomerase/epimerase family protein, translated as MIKNSYKILCLMACMLMSLTLQAQTKAEKQGWRLGMQSYSFHKFTLTEAIDKTNQLGMKYIEVYPGHKLGGKWGDVTFGPQLSAQTRLELKEYAASKGVKIISTGVVVTQSSSEWEPLFLFAKDMGMAYISCEPAMADWDLVESLVRKYDIGISVHNHPQPSQYWTPDNLLNAIVGRNPKIGSSADVGHWRREGLDQIECLKKLDSRIISLHFKDIAEKKAGVKEQEDVIWGKGILNVKGMLQELKRQNFKGYFIVEYENNWDNSVPDIKKCLEYFDIVTNEIL; from the coding sequence ATGATAAAGAACAGTTATAAAATACTCTGCCTGATGGCCTGTATGTTGATGAGTCTGACTCTTCAGGCGCAGACTAAAGCCGAAAAGCAGGGATGGCGTTTAGGGATGCAGTCTTATTCTTTCCATAAGTTTACGCTTACCGAAGCGATAGACAAGACCAACCAGCTTGGGATGAAGTATATAGAGGTATATCCCGGCCATAAGTTGGGAGGAAAATGGGGAGACGTTACTTTTGGTCCGCAACTTTCTGCGCAAACCAGATTGGAGTTGAAAGAATATGCAGCCTCTAAAGGTGTGAAGATCATTTCTACAGGAGTCGTAGTTACTCAAAGTTCTTCGGAATGGGAACCGTTGTTCCTATTTGCCAAAGACATGGGTATGGCTTATATCTCCTGCGAACCGGCCATGGCCGACTGGGATTTGGTTGAAAGTCTGGTACGCAAGTACGACATCGGCATCTCCGTTCACAACCATCCGCAACCTTCTCAATACTGGACACCGGATAATCTGCTGAATGCGATTGTAGGAAGAAATCCTAAAATCGGCTCTTCTGCCGATGTGGGCCACTGGAGACGCGAGGGACTTGATCAGATTGAATGCCTGAAGAAACTAGACAGCCGGATTATTTCTCTGCACTTTAAAGATATTGCAGAAAAGAAAGCGGGTGTAAAAGAGCAGGAAGATGTTATTTGGGGTAAAGGTATCCTCAATGTGAAAGGTATGCTTCAGGAGCTGAAGCGCCAGAACTTTAAGGGATATTTTATTGTCGAATACGAGAACAACTGGGATAATTCCGTTCCCGACATCAAGAAATGCCTTGAATATTTTGACATTGTGACCAACGAGATACTTTAA
- a CDS encoding Gfo/Idh/MocA family oxidoreductase — translation MKNISRRNFLKSGAVAAAGLTIVPGTVMGKAFGHTAPSDKLNIAGIGVGGMGRRNLANMKTENIVALCDVDWKYADKTFKDYPAAKKFKDWRVMFDQFGKSIDAIMVATPDHTHAGVTAHAITLGKHCYTQKPLTHSVYESRLLTKLAQKYRVATQMGNQGNSFDWCRQIAEWIQSGIIGEVTEVHCWTDRPIWPQGLSEPKGTPKVPGTLDWNLWIGPAKMRPYNEAYTPWNWRGFWDFGTGALGDMACHIMDPLYWALDLKYPTSVIGSSTLSNLYSPPQAQIVTYTFPARKPKGEVKMPEVKVLWYDGGLLPERPSELKDGEMMGDENGGIIFVGSKGKIMTGCYGMNPTLLPKSAMNHFKQPDPTIPRVKGGNGDIWNTNAHEQDWIRACKESPENRKEASSNFSFSGPFNEMVVMGVLATRLSGLQGLHRELMWDGENMKFTNISPSDKIKLVTVDEYKVIDGDPRFDRRFAEFNALDMANEWIKHTYQNGFSLPDMPR, via the coding sequence ATGAAAAACATCTCAAGAAGAAATTTTCTTAAATCAGGCGCAGTTGCAGCTGCTGGTCTGACCATCGTACCGGGAACGGTTATGGGAAAAGCATTCGGGCATACGGCTCCAAGTGACAAACTGAACATAGCCGGCATTGGTGTTGGAGGTATGGGACGCCGTAACCTGGCCAACATGAAGACAGAAAACATCGTTGCCCTTTGCGACGTTGATTGGAAATATGCCGATAAAACCTTCAAAGATTATCCTGCTGCAAAGAAGTTTAAAGACTGGCGGGTCATGTTCGACCAATTCGGCAAATCAATCGATGCCATTATGGTTGCCACACCAGACCATACACATGCCGGTGTAACAGCTCATGCTATCACATTGGGCAAACATTGTTATACACAGAAACCCCTCACCCACTCTGTTTACGAATCACGCCTGCTCACCAAGCTTGCTCAAAAATACCGTGTAGCCACCCAGATGGGTAACCAGGGAAATTCATTCGACTGGTGCAGACAAATTGCCGAGTGGATTCAATCTGGTATTATCGGCGAGGTAACCGAAGTTCATTGCTGGACCGACCGTCCTATCTGGCCGCAGGGATTATCAGAACCTAAAGGAACTCCCAAGGTGCCTGGCACACTGGATTGGAACCTTTGGATTGGTCCGGCTAAGATGAGACCTTACAACGAAGCTTATACTCCATGGAACTGGCGCGGTTTTTGGGATTTCGGAACAGGAGCTTTAGGCGATATGGCATGCCACATCATGGATCCGCTTTATTGGGCTTTGGATCTTAAATACCCGACCAGCGTAATAGGAAGCTCTACCTTAAGCAACCTTTATTCTCCACCCCAGGCACAGATTGTTACCTATACTTTCCCTGCCCGCAAGCCAAAAGGTGAAGTGAAGATGCCGGAAGTTAAGGTATTATGGTATGATGGTGGATTGTTGCCTGAAAGGCCTTCCGAATTAAAAGACGGCGAAATGATGGGCGACGAAAACGGTGGTATCATCTTCGTTGGAAGTAAAGGTAAGATCATGACAGGTTGTTATGGTATGAACCCAACATTGCTTCCCAAATCGGCCATGAATCATTTCAAACAACCGGATCCTACTATTCCACGTGTTAAGGGTGGTAACGGTGACATCTGGAATACCAACGCACACGAACAAGACTGGATCCGTGCATGTAAGGAATCACCAGAGAACAGAAAAGAGGCTTCGTCCAACTTCAGCTTCTCCGGTCCTTTCAACGAAATGGTTGTAATGGGTGTATTAGCCACTCGTCTGTCCGGATTACAAGGTCTGCACAGGGAATTGATGTGGGATGGCGAAAACATGAAGTTTACCAATATTTCGCCAAGCGACAAAATTAAGCTTGTTACGGTAGACGAATATAAGGTAATAGACGGCGATCCTCGTTTCGACAGACGCTTTGCCGAATTCAACGCACTGGATATGGCCAACGAATGGATAAAACATACGTATCAGAATGGTTTCTCTTTACCTGATATGCCCAGATAA
- the rpsU gene encoding 30S ribosomal protein S21: MIVVPLKEGENIEKALKKFKRKFEKTGVVKELRSRQAFSKPSVVKRKQNMRAVYVQQLQLVEE; encoded by the coding sequence ATGATCGTAGTTCCATTGAAAGAAGGCGAAAATATTGAAAAAGCGCTTAAGAAATTTAAGAGAAAATTTGAAAAAACAGGTGTTGTTAAAGAACTTAGAAGTCGTCAGGCTTTCTCTAAACCTTCTGTGGTTAAAAGAAAACAGAATATGCGTGCGGTATATGTTCAGCAACTTCAATTGGTTGAAGAATAA